Proteins encoded in a region of the Maridesulfovibrio bastinii DSM 16055 genome:
- a CDS encoding CynX/NimT family MFS transporter, whose protein sequence is MQNTKVSCEDSTPKQSSSRSRLLMVLAFFALTLNLRAALTSLPPVIQNIKTMFDISDGLAGFLTSIPILCFGLLTPVISFLMKNLKLETSVFLTLGGIAIGSVLRSAGGMNAMIAGTTLIGISLTAGNIVGLMVLGREFSDNISAMTGLYVCGMSIGSMATMGLTAPLTHAIGWRAALALPVVFALVAILLWIFAAVGRKRADKIQAAFQKQCCAQKSETEYKVAQSLEARSSNVLKKSLVWILAVAFAAHTFLFYGITAWIPVYLEQTLGMSDALAGVVASLFQTLGLVGCFGIPALVKTGKFSTRARFTMVTVGWLLTAAGFWLAPRWWAAWVFCGGFASGGGFTVIFSMIMENANNLNENRTMSTVVQTVGYIVASISPFAIGHLHELYGSWQGGMAILTGSAVLMILCGFVATAGARRV, encoded by the coding sequence ATGCAAAATACAAAAGTGTCGTGTGAAGATTCCACTCCAAAACAGAGTTCCAGCAGAAGCCGTCTGTTGATGGTTTTAGCTTTTTTTGCCCTTACATTAAATCTCAGGGCTGCCCTGACGTCTCTTCCGCCTGTCATCCAGAATATTAAGACTATGTTTGACATAAGTGACGGGCTTGCCGGGTTTCTGACTTCAATACCTATTCTGTGCTTTGGTCTGCTCACTCCGGTCATAAGTTTTCTGATGAAGAATTTGAAACTGGAAACTTCTGTTTTTCTCACTTTAGGTGGTATTGCGATCGGTTCTGTGCTGCGTTCCGCTGGTGGTATGAATGCCATGATTGCCGGAACGACATTGATAGGAATTTCCCTTACAGCAGGAAACATAGTCGGTCTTATGGTTCTTGGTAGAGAATTTTCGGATAATATAAGCGCAATGACCGGGTTGTATGTCTGCGGAATGTCGATCGGTTCCATGGCTACTATGGGGTTAACAGCACCTCTCACACATGCCATAGGCTGGCGTGCGGCTCTTGCTTTGCCGGTTGTTTTTGCTCTTGTGGCCATTTTGTTATGGATATTTGCCGCAGTAGGGCGCAAGCGTGCTGATAAGATACAGGCCGCATTTCAAAAGCAGTGCTGCGCGCAAAAAAGTGAAACTGAATATAAGGTCGCACAAAGTCTGGAAGCAAGGTCCTCAAACGTGCTTAAAAAAAGTCTGGTCTGGATTTTAGCTGTGGCCTTCGCTGCGCATACTTTTCTGTTTTACGGCATTACCGCATGGATTCCAGTTTATCTTGAACAGACTTTGGGAATGTCGGATGCATTGGCCGGAGTTGTGGCTTCATTATTTCAGACGTTGGGGCTGGTTGGTTGTTTTGGTATTCCGGCTCTCGTTAAAACAGGTAAATTTTCAACACGAGCCAGATTTACCATGGTCACGGTCGGATGGCTTCTGACTGCGGCAGGATTCTGGCTGGCTCCTCGCTGGTGGGCCGCATGGGTTTTCTGCGGCGGATTTGCTTCCGGCGGTGGATTTACGGTTATTTTCAGTATGATTATGGAAAATGCCAACAATCTTAATGAAAACAGAACAATGTCTACGGTTGTTCAGACAGTAGGGTATATTGTTGCTTCAATCAGTCCTTTCGCCATTGGACATCTGCATGAACTTTACGGCAGCTGGCAGGGCGGCATGGCGATTCTTACCGGTTCAGCCGTGCTGATGATTTTGTGCGGATTTGTTGCAACAGCCGGTGCCAGAAGAGTTTAG
- a CDS encoding DUF2905 domain-containing protein yields MAKLLILSGVGLILAGIIIKYAPWLVGWFGNLPGDINVESGRSRIFIPVTSMLLVSVVLSLVINIFRR; encoded by the coding sequence ATGGCAAAATTACTAATTTTATCTGGTGTCGGTCTTATTCTGGCTGGTATCATCATCAAATATGCGCCGTGGCTTGTTGGCTGGTTCGGGAATCTTCCCGGAGATATAAATGTTGAATCAGGCAGAAGCAGAATTTTTATACCAGTCACTTCAATGCTTTTAGTAAGTGTTGTTTTAAGTCTGGTGATTAACATTTTCAGGCGATAA
- a CDS encoding SlyX family protein, translating to MEDRLERLESELAMQDRSLEKLNDVIYSQQKQIDAMEEQIEALITVVRELKDSVGSGVLPRDEPPPHYGR from the coding sequence GTGGAAGATAGACTTGAACGCCTGGAAAGTGAGCTGGCTATGCAGGACCGCTCACTGGAGAAATTGAACGATGTTATATACTCCCAGCAAAAGCAGATAGATGCTATGGAAGAACAGATTGAAGCCCTGATCACAGTGGTCAGAGAACTGAAAGATTCTGTTGGCAGCGGTGTTTTGCCAAGAGATGAGCCGCCGCCCCATTATGGCCGCTGA
- a CDS encoding nitroreductase family protein, whose translation MSVITINADKCKKDNLCVEECPFNLFLEGKDGIPELADGYEDFCVNCGHCISICPGEAITLNGLNGADCEKTNRKLYPTKEQISQLLRTRRSIRNFKDQDVDKKDITDLIELSRWAPTAKNLQPVHWLVLTDKDMIHKCSALVVDWFREINRCPEVVEAFDNGVDMINRDAPCLLIAHASTDELRPVSDCSIAATTIELAAPAYGIGACWAGFFMGAAINYKPLMEYLNLPEKHLTYAALMLGIPKHRYSRIPPRVPARVEWR comes from the coding sequence ATGAGCGTTATTACAATTAATGCTGATAAATGTAAAAAAGACAACCTATGTGTAGAAGAATGTCCTTTCAATCTTTTTCTTGAAGGAAAGGACGGTATCCCCGAGCTTGCAGACGGATATGAAGACTTCTGCGTAAACTGTGGTCATTGTATTTCAATCTGTCCCGGCGAGGCCATTACCTTAAACGGTCTTAATGGTGCGGACTGTGAAAAAACGAATAGGAAACTGTACCCGACTAAAGAACAGATTTCTCAACTTTTGCGCACCAGACGCTCAATCAGAAACTTTAAAGATCAGGATGTTGATAAAAAAGATATAACTGATCTTATAGAACTCAGCAGATGGGCTCCAACTGCCAAAAACCTGCAACCTGTTCACTGGCTGGTTTTAACAGACAAAGACATGATTCATAAATGTTCTGCCCTTGTCGTTGACTGGTTCAGAGAAATCAACCGCTGTCCAGAAGTTGTTGAAGCCTTTGACAACGGTGTAGACATGATCAACAGAGATGCCCCGTGCCTGCTTATAGCCCATGCTTCAACCGATGAACTAAGGCCCGTTAGCGACTGTAGTATCGCTGCGACAACAATAGAACTGGCTGCTCCGGCTTACGGAATTGGAGCCTGCTGGGCCGGCTTCTTCATGGGTGCCGCAATTAATTACAAACCCTTGATGGAATATCTGAACCTGCCGGAAAAACATCTGACCTATGCTGCGTTGATGCTTGGAATTCCTAAGCATAGATACAGCCGCATTCCTCCCCGTGTTCCCGCCAGAGTTGAATGGCGCTGA
- a CDS encoding transporter substrate-binding domain-containing protein: protein MNLKVYKYVTVLFIIISFFSVFPVYADSDAHDLDQIISKGEIIHLGIPYANFIKGNGEGLDVELIQGFAEYLGVKYRFVRTSWDKAFTDLTGKTYEINKNTVKVTGDAEIKGDILSTGLTKLGWREKIVNFSSNIFPTQVWCIARSDSEIIPIQSSGDILKDIAAVKKQLLKRKILCKRGTCLTPELYGIDTSMAQINNFDGNLNDLAPAVIKGEAEVSLLDVPDALIALEKWPGKLKIIGPLSKKQVMASAFRKDSPELRAKFNEYLSEIMNNGKYHELVKKYYPAVYTYFSSFFDRNSK, encoded by the coding sequence ATGAATTTAAAAGTATACAAGTATGTTACAGTCTTATTTATAATAATAAGCTTTTTCTCCGTATTTCCAGTTTATGCAGATAGTGATGCGCATGATCTTGACCAAATTATAAGTAAAGGAGAGATCATACATCTTGGGATACCGTATGCAAACTTTATCAAAGGTAATGGCGAAGGTCTTGATGTTGAACTAATACAAGGTTTTGCCGAGTACTTAGGTGTAAAATACAGATTCGTCAGAACAAGTTGGGATAAGGCTTTCACAGACCTTACAGGCAAAACGTATGAGATAAACAAAAATACGGTTAAAGTAACAGGAGATGCAGAAATAAAAGGAGATATTCTTTCCACAGGTCTGACAAAACTTGGCTGGCGAGAAAAAATTGTAAATTTTTCAAGCAACATTTTCCCGACACAAGTATGGTGCATAGCCAGATCAGACTCAGAGATCATTCCCATACAAAGCAGCGGAGATATCTTAAAAGATATAGCTGCGGTCAAGAAACAGCTCCTCAAACGAAAAATTCTTTGCAAACGGGGAACCTGTCTTACCCCGGAGCTGTACGGCATAGATACTTCAATGGCCCAGATAAACAATTTTGACGGTAACCTTAACGATCTTGCTCCAGCCGTTATAAAGGGAGAGGCCGAAGTATCCCTTCTCGATGTTCCAGATGCCCTTATCGCCTTGGAGAAATGGCCCGGAAAATTAAAAATAATCGGTCCCTTATCCAAGAAGCAGGTCATGGCATCAGCTTTCCGAAAGGATTCTCCTGAACTGAGAGCTAAGTTCAATGAATATTTATCTGAAATCATGAATAATGGTAAATATCATGAGCTTGTTAAGAAATATTACCCGGCAGTCTATACCTATTTTTCATCTTTCTTTGACCGCAACAGCAAGTGA
- a CDS encoding substrate-binding periplasmic protein produces the protein MKKVLVVFAVFCVLAMSASSGWSQQPETIYMTSLEWPPYTGAELPDFGASIQIARQAFAAVGYNLSIKFYPWKRTVRTARNDHNFLGFLPEYYSPDKEKDFICSKPIGTSPLGFISIAEDKFVWEDLKDLKGKVIGVVLGYVNTAEFDQMVADGVLSVDYSRDDVTNIRKLLRGRIDLAVIDKNVFEYLMNVYPEFSRDDDRIVFNEKLLEVKKLYACFRRGAEGDAICSKFNEGLKKIEVNIFQKKYINNSLGR, from the coding sequence ATGAAGAAAGTACTGGTTGTTTTTGCCGTTTTTTGTGTGCTTGCTATGTCAGCCTCTTCTGGCTGGAGCCAGCAACCTGAAACTATTTATATGACCTCGCTTGAATGGCCTCCATATACAGGAGCGGAACTTCCTGATTTCGGAGCAAGTATTCAGATTGCAAGACAGGCTTTTGCTGCTGTCGGATACAACCTTTCAATCAAATTTTATCCGTGGAAAAGAACTGTAAGAACAGCCCGCAATGATCATAATTTTTTAGGCTTCCTCCCCGAATATTACTCTCCTGACAAGGAAAAGGATTTTATCTGTTCTAAGCCCATAGGGACAAGTCCGCTTGGATTTATCTCTATTGCTGAGGATAAGTTTGTCTGGGAGGATTTAAAAGACCTCAAAGGCAAAGTCATCGGAGTGGTTCTGGGGTATGTTAATACTGCGGAGTTCGATCAGATGGTCGCTGATGGTGTACTCAGCGTGGACTATTCAAGAGATGATGTGACCAATATCAGAAAACTTCTGCGTGGAAGAATTGATCTGGCGGTAATAGATAAAAATGTGTTTGAGTATCTGATGAATGTTTATCCTGAATTTTCCAGAGATGATGACAGGATCGTTTTCAATGAAAAACTGCTCGAAGTTAAAAAGTTGTATGCCTGCTTTCGCAGAGGTGCGGAGGGTGACGCTATCTGCAGTAAATTTAACGAGGGTTTGAAGAAAATAGAAGTTAATATTTTTCAGAAAAAATATATAAACAACTCTCTGGGAAGATAG
- a CDS encoding EVE domain-containing protein, giving the protein MAGYWLMKSEPGCFSIDDLESSENSTTPWDGVRNYQARNFMRDEMETGDKVIFYHSVKNPSAVGIAEVVREAYPDYTSWDPDGDHFDPKSTPENPRWFMVDIKLVEKFQTPVSLKFMRTVRGLEGMELLRKGSRLSVMPVGRNEFDIICRLGNEK; this is encoded by the coding sequence ATGGCTGGATACTGGCTTATGAAATCTGAACCGGGATGCTTTTCTATTGACGATCTTGAATCATCTGAAAACAGTACCACTCCTTGGGATGGTGTTCGAAATTATCAGGCTAGAAATTTCATGCGCGATGAAATGGAAACAGGTGATAAAGTAATTTTTTATCACAGTGTTAAAAATCCCTCTGCCGTAGGCATTGCCGAAGTTGTCAGGGAAGCCTATCCAGATTACACCTCATGGGACCCTGACGGTGATCATTTTGATCCTAAATCTACACCAGAAAATCCCCGTTGGTTTATGGTGGATATAAAGCTGGTTGAAAAATTTCAAACCCCGGTATCACTTAAATTTATGAGGACTGTGCGCGGTCTTGAAGGTATGGAACTGCTGCGCAAAGGATCACGCCTCTCAGTCATGCCTGTAGGCAGGAATGAATTTGATATAATCTGCCGTCTTGGAAATGAAAAATAG